A single genomic interval of Mycolicibacterium holsaticum DSM 44478 = JCM 12374 harbors:
- a CDS encoding NAD-dependent epimerase/dehydratase family protein produces MAGRVLVTGGTGAAGAATVKWLKRMGADVVVLARRLPAVPIADVTYVAADIQDADGVSRAVAGCDGIAHFAWTMSAMQSAEVAEGIDIGGTTNLLRAMAEHDCRRMVFASSITVYGGHADHPQPYTEDETPRPAPSFHYERNKVRAEKMIAESGVEAVNVRPTVIVGRSAWSAPANIFRQPVVVTPGSDARMQLVHVDDVGRFCAKAALGGPTGTVNLNADDALTFTEMAHVIGRPVLNSGERFARMMAGLIGNADRFESVPDLIELFLNYPLGDTRRLREEFGFRCAYSSADAVADMTDWSSSMWTVGTRSIRKPVRLAAPAVFPRETCGPDGRATRIVPPEYTGEFDSVTCDPDLPEWSAANLSEAFPGPMTPFSLGLANRIMFSGAGMLDHLFPLEPELFATVRSKQVGTIGHRLYNNMTAMKKLANAIPGQTPEGFEHQMNGTPLPEGYRPPPFSRADLVAGAKAALKGGPQIAGLGHELAAMERRSRRLTDSRPDLCGISDEQLLSRIELVCDLVVRAWDINNMNTFMVSLPMNLISQRYGDRAAMNVRAGTQNLRSAALLRGVRELADVLAGDDGLRRLIQDSPREVVLDKLRSDAPTFAAKFDRMVAECGHRGPGETELSNPVYADAPELLLRSVLGSGRAEPPAPAASARSPLARALTKVAVSAIERRERGRDLCMRITYELRLALREWGRRLAERKTLASADDVHYLSVDEIYCPPADTRELVTRRRAERTRLAALDFPVHFTQPWTPDDVTAVSRDEVLTGQAVSPGTARGLVRILGHPDDDFEPGEVLVANVTDTGWTPFFGCAAAIVTNVGGPMSHAAIVAREFGIPAVVNTKTATQQLKNGELVEVDGTAGTVRIIGAEPRTE; encoded by the coding sequence ATGGCAGGACGGGTTCTAGTCACCGGCGGCACCGGGGCGGCGGGCGCGGCCACCGTGAAATGGCTCAAGCGGATGGGGGCCGACGTCGTCGTGCTGGCGCGGCGCCTCCCGGCGGTGCCGATTGCGGATGTCACGTACGTCGCCGCCGACATCCAGGATGCCGACGGGGTGTCGCGGGCGGTGGCGGGCTGCGACGGGATCGCCCACTTCGCGTGGACGATGTCGGCCATGCAGAGCGCCGAGGTCGCCGAGGGCATCGACATCGGGGGTACCACCAACCTGCTGCGCGCCATGGCCGAGCACGACTGCCGCCGAATGGTGTTCGCCTCCTCGATCACTGTCTACGGCGGGCACGCCGATCACCCCCAGCCCTACACCGAAGACGAGACGCCCCGGCCCGCGCCGTCGTTCCACTACGAACGCAACAAGGTCCGCGCCGAGAAGATGATCGCCGAATCCGGCGTGGAAGCGGTCAACGTCCGTCCCACCGTCATCGTCGGGCGATCCGCGTGGAGCGCGCCGGCCAACATCTTCCGCCAGCCGGTCGTGGTAACCCCGGGGAGCGACGCCCGGATGCAGTTGGTGCACGTCGACGACGTCGGACGGTTTTGCGCCAAGGCTGCGCTGGGTGGACCCACCGGCACCGTCAACCTCAACGCCGATGACGCGCTGACGTTCACCGAGATGGCCCACGTCATCGGTCGGCCGGTGCTGAACTCCGGCGAGCGGTTCGCCCGCATGATGGCCGGTCTGATCGGCAACGCCGATCGATTCGAATCGGTGCCCGACCTGATCGAACTTTTCCTCAACTATCCACTCGGTGACACCCGAAGGCTGCGTGAGGAGTTCGGGTTCCGCTGCGCGTACAGCTCGGCCGACGCGGTGGCCGACATGACCGACTGGTCGTCGAGCATGTGGACCGTGGGGACGCGGTCCATCCGAAAGCCAGTCCGCCTCGCCGCACCGGCCGTCTTTCCGCGCGAAACCTGCGGTCCGGACGGCCGCGCGACGCGGATCGTGCCGCCGGAGTACACCGGTGAATTCGACAGCGTGACTTGCGATCCCGATCTTCCGGAGTGGAGCGCAGCGAACCTGTCTGAAGCCTTCCCGGGTCCCATGACGCCGTTCTCGCTCGGGCTGGCCAACCGCATCATGTTCAGCGGTGCCGGCATGCTCGATCACCTGTTCCCGCTGGAGCCAGAACTCTTCGCGACGGTGCGCAGCAAGCAGGTGGGCACCATCGGACACCGGCTCTACAACAACATGACGGCGATGAAAAAGCTGGCCAACGCCATCCCCGGTCAGACACCCGAAGGTTTCGAACACCAGATGAACGGGACGCCGCTGCCGGAGGGCTACCGACCCCCGCCCTTCTCACGGGCCGATCTGGTCGCCGGTGCCAAAGCGGCGCTCAAGGGCGGGCCCCAGATCGCCGGGCTCGGACACGAACTGGCCGCAATGGAACGGCGATCCCGACGGTTGACCGACAGCCGGCCCGACCTGTGTGGCATCAGCGACGAACAGCTGCTGAGCCGGATCGAGTTGGTCTGCGACCTGGTGGTGCGCGCATGGGACATCAACAACATGAACACCTTCATGGTGAGCCTGCCGATGAACCTGATCTCACAGCGCTACGGGGATCGAGCCGCGATGAACGTGCGGGCGGGAACGCAGAACCTGCGCAGCGCGGCGCTGTTGCGCGGAGTGCGCGAACTCGCCGACGTCCTCGCGGGCGACGACGGGCTCCGCCGGTTGATCCAGGACAGCCCGCGCGAGGTGGTGCTGGACAAACTGCGCAGCGACGCGCCCACGTTCGCCGCGAAGTTCGACCGGATGGTCGCCGAATGCGGGCACCGCGGCCCCGGGGAAACCGAACTCAGTAACCCCGTTTACGCCGATGCTCCCGAGCTTCTGCTGCGCTCGGTGCTGGGCAGCGGACGCGCCGAACCGCCCGCCCCGGCCGCGTCGGCGAGGTCGCCCCTGGCCCGTGCCCTGACCAAGGTCGCGGTGAGCGCGATCGAGCGACGTGAGCGTGGCCGCGACCTGTGCATGCGGATCACCTACGAACTGCGCCTGGCGCTGCGGGAGTGGGGCAGGCGGTTGGCCGAGCGTAAAACGCTGGCCTCCGCTGACGATGTGCACTACCTGTCGGTCGACGAGATCTACTGTCCGCCAGCCGATACCCGAGAGCTCGTCACACGCAGGCGCGCCGAGCGGACCCGGTTGGCGGCGCTGGATTTCCCGGTCCACTTCACCCAACCGTGGACCCCGGATGACGTCACCGCGGTAAGCCGGGACGAGGTGCTGACCGGGCAGGCGGTATCGCCGGGCACCGCCCGTGGGCTCGTACGGATCCTGGGTCATCCCGACGACGACTTCGAACCCGGTGAGGTGCTGGTCGCCAACGTCACCGACACCGGTTGGACCCCGTTCTTCGGCTGCGCGGCGGCGATCGTGACGAACGTCGGCGGTCCGATGTCGCACGCGGCGATCGTCGCCAGGGAGTTCGGCATCCCGGCGGTGGTGAACACCAAGACGGCCACCCAGCAGCTCAAGAACGGTGAGCTCGTCGAAGTCGACGGCACCGCAGGCACCGTACGCATCATCGGCGCGGAACCCCGCACGGAATGA
- a CDS encoding HAD family hydrolase: MRTPRGDMAVVAVVFDMGGVLTVDPFDACRGYARKLGLPTDAFVEQLRGPAFAEVETGVRTVRDFLKFACRDVAERFDAEVDIRRLADCLAAGQRVRPEMVSLIVDLTDCGVPVGLLTNNAKEARSWWNSGVLPIDRFTAVVDSSDVGLRKPDPRIYTLTAERMGHRPDELLYFDDMAENVAGAQTAGLTGEVFTGPDECRLLCASHGLLAGRDA, translated from the coding sequence ATGCGAACGCCCCGCGGTGACATGGCCGTCGTCGCCGTGGTCTTCGACATGGGGGGCGTGCTCACCGTCGACCCGTTCGACGCGTGCCGCGGCTACGCGCGCAAACTGGGCTTGCCGACAGACGCGTTCGTCGAGCAACTGCGCGGCCCGGCCTTCGCCGAGGTGGAGACCGGGGTGCGCACCGTGCGCGATTTCCTGAAGTTCGCCTGCCGCGACGTGGCCGAGCGGTTCGACGCGGAGGTGGACATCCGGCGGCTGGCGGACTGTCTGGCCGCGGGGCAGCGGGTGCGTCCCGAGATGGTCTCGCTGATCGTCGACCTGACCGACTGCGGCGTACCGGTCGGTCTGCTGACCAACAACGCCAAGGAAGCCAGGTCGTGGTGGAACAGCGGGGTACTGCCGATCGACCGGTTCACCGCCGTCGTGGACTCCTCGGACGTCGGGTTGCGCAAACCCGATCCGCGGATCTACACCCTGACCGCCGAGCGGATGGGGCATCGTCCCGATGAGCTGCTGTACTTCGACGACATGGCGGAAAACGTCGCGGGAGCCCAAACGGCCGGGCTGACCGGCGAGGTGTTCACCGGTCCCGACGAGTGCCGCCTGCTGTGCGCGTCGCACGGCTTGCTCGCCGGGCGGGACGCCTAA
- a CDS encoding amidohydrolase family protein: MPLQDSMQLISVDDHLIEHPRVWADRLPAKYQDLGPRIVEVPRAKGGPPSQVWQYQGKTYPQIGLNAVAGKKPEEYGIDPSRFDEMLPGCYDPVQRLADMDLDGVEAALCFPSFPRFAGTVFLEGDDRDVALASVTAFNDFILDEWCAAAPHRYIPLVILPLWDVELCVAEVHRTFAKGARTLAFPENPSPLGLPSIHTDHWDPLFSVAEEYDLPLSLHFGTSGQSPKPSPDGPMAVSITLFGCNSMYALGDLLFSPVFHRHPKLKVALSEGGIGWVPYMLERADYVWERHRFYQNVNQDRRPSELYFEHIYSCFIEDRHGLRNRDEVGIDNILWECDYPHSDSNWPNSRKVADEVFAEIPDEDVHKIVELNARALFNFPRIEK; the protein is encoded by the coding sequence ATGCCGCTGCAGGATTCCATGCAGTTGATCTCTGTCGATGACCATCTCATCGAGCATCCCCGGGTGTGGGCCGACCGGTTGCCGGCCAAGTACCAGGACCTGGGTCCCCGCATCGTCGAGGTGCCCAGGGCCAAGGGTGGTCCGCCCAGCCAGGTCTGGCAGTACCAGGGCAAGACCTATCCGCAGATCGGGCTCAACGCCGTGGCCGGCAAGAAACCCGAGGAGTACGGCATCGACCCGTCGCGCTTCGACGAGATGCTGCCCGGCTGCTACGACCCGGTGCAGCGGTTGGCCGACATGGATCTCGACGGGGTGGAGGCCGCACTGTGTTTCCCGTCCTTCCCCCGGTTCGCGGGCACCGTCTTTCTCGAAGGCGACGACCGCGACGTCGCGCTGGCCAGCGTGACGGCGTTCAACGACTTCATTCTCGACGAGTGGTGCGCCGCCGCGCCGCACCGCTACATCCCACTGGTCATCCTGCCGCTGTGGGATGTCGAGTTGTGCGTGGCCGAAGTGCACCGCACCTTCGCCAAGGGCGCCAGGACGCTCGCCTTCCCGGAGAACCCGTCGCCGTTGGGTCTGCCGTCGATCCACACCGACCACTGGGATCCGCTGTTCAGCGTCGCCGAGGAGTACGACCTGCCGCTCTCGCTGCACTTCGGCACCTCGGGGCAGTCGCCCAAGCCGTCGCCGGACGGGCCGATGGCGGTCAGCATCACGCTGTTCGGCTGCAACTCCATGTACGCCCTGGGTGATCTGCTGTTCTCGCCGGTGTTTCACCGCCACCCCAAGCTCAAGGTGGCGCTGTCGGAGGGCGGCATCGGATGGGTGCCCTACATGCTGGAGCGGGCCGACTACGTGTGGGAGCGGCACCGCTTCTACCAGAACGTCAACCAGGACCGGCGGCCCTCGGAGCTGTACTTCGAACACATCTACTCGTGCTTCATCGAAGACCGCCACGGCCTGCGCAACCGCGACGAGGTCGGCATCGACAACATCCTCTGGGAGTGCGACTATCCGCACTCCGACTCGAACTGGCCCAACAGCCGCAAGGTCGCCGACGAGGTGTTCGCCGAGATCCCCGACGAGGACGTCCACAAGATCGTCGAACTCAACGCACGCGCGCTGTTCAACTTCCCCCGCATCGAGAAATGA
- a CDS encoding thiolase C-terminal domain-containing protein, whose product MTENVWIIGAAMTKFGRFPELDVVDLGATAARAALADCGATVDQMQTVAVGNVFEGITGVGQRIMHQIGQTGAPVYNVSNACATGATALRTALLALRAGEADLALAIGCEQLGKRGLLAADEEPRGAQFSPRGRDGSVVEPEGILGSSMMPSVFAEAGVAYLARTEGATVEHFFKVAQKNHANSTLNPLAQYRKEFSLEQIAGGDMIAYPNTALMCSPTGDGAAAVVLAGDAALGRLDPGVRARAVKVSASVLVSDPWVEQAEASWDVDTITANAARQAYEAAGLGPADLDMVELHDCFATAELVHYENLGLCQPGGAPDFLDSGAPWRGGATPVNISGGLLSKGHPLGATGIAGVYEVVTHLRGEAGDRQIDGARVGLTHVLGLGSACAVHVLEKRAA is encoded by the coding sequence ATGACGGAAAACGTGTGGATCATCGGCGCAGCGATGACCAAGTTCGGCCGCTTCCCCGAATTGGACGTCGTCGACCTGGGCGCGACGGCCGCGCGCGCCGCGCTGGCCGACTGCGGCGCCACCGTCGACCAGATGCAGACAGTGGCCGTCGGCAACGTGTTCGAGGGCATCACCGGGGTGGGGCAGCGCATCATGCACCAGATCGGGCAGACCGGCGCACCGGTCTACAACGTCTCGAACGCCTGCGCCACCGGAGCGACCGCACTGCGCACCGCGCTGCTGGCGCTGCGGGCCGGAGAGGCCGACCTGGCGTTGGCGATCGGTTGCGAGCAACTCGGCAAACGCGGCCTGCTGGCCGCCGACGAGGAGCCGCGCGGTGCGCAGTTCAGCCCCCGCGGCCGCGACGGGTCGGTGGTCGAGCCCGAAGGGATCCTGGGCAGCTCGATGATGCCGTCGGTGTTCGCCGAGGCCGGCGTGGCCTACCTGGCCCGCACCGAGGGCGCCACGGTCGAGCACTTCTTCAAGGTGGCGCAGAAAAACCACGCGAACTCCACGCTGAACCCGCTTGCGCAGTACCGCAAGGAGTTCAGCCTCGAGCAGATCGCAGGCGGGGACATGATCGCCTACCCGAACACGGCGTTGATGTGCTCGCCGACGGGTGACGGGGCGGCCGCGGTGGTGCTCGCCGGGGATGCCGCGTTGGGCAGGCTCGATCCCGGTGTGCGGGCGCGCGCGGTGAAGGTCAGCGCGTCGGTGCTGGTCAGTGACCCGTGGGTGGAACAGGCCGAGGCGTCCTGGGACGTCGACACGATCACCGCGAACGCCGCCCGACAGGCCTACGAGGCGGCGGGGCTGGGCCCGGCCGACCTCGACATGGTGGAGCTGCACGATTGCTTCGCCACCGCCGAGCTGGTGCACTACGAGAACCTGGGCCTGTGTCAACCGGGCGGGGCGCCGGACTTCCTCGATTCCGGCGCACCGTGGCGGGGCGGCGCGACGCCGGTGAACATCTCCGGCGGGCTGCTGTCCAAGGGGCATCCCCTGGGTGCGACCGGGATCGCGGGGGTGTACGAAGTCGTCACGCACCTGCGCGGGGAGGCCGGCGACCGCCAGATCGACGGCGCCCGGGTCGGCTTGACCCACGTGCTGGGGCTGGGCAGCGCGTGTGCGGTGCACGTGCTCGAGAAGCGGGCGGCCTGA
- a CDS encoding Zn-ribbon domain-containing OB-fold protein, which produces MTASATTGAIPVAAYLVLGERPQICGFRCAACDAVYLLRRTACSRCGHDEFTDRTQLGDAGVVTAATVVHRAPPGVDTPFVSGVVALDGGGFVRTNLTGDVADPVAAVGRRAVMRTRPVATDSSGVQAIGYEFEVQKLS; this is translated from the coding sequence ATGACCGCAAGCGCGACAACGGGTGCCATCCCCGTCGCGGCGTACCTGGTGCTCGGCGAGCGTCCCCAGATCTGCGGATTCCGCTGCGCCGCATGCGATGCGGTCTACCTGCTGCGGCGCACAGCCTGCAGCCGGTGCGGCCACGACGAATTCACAGACCGCACACAGCTCGGCGACGCCGGCGTGGTGACCGCCGCCACCGTGGTGCACCGAGCGCCACCCGGCGTGGACACCCCGTTTGTCAGCGGTGTGGTGGCACTGGACGGCGGCGGCTTCGTGCGCACCAACCTGACCGGTGACGTGGCCGACCCGGTCGCCGCGGTCGGACGCAGGGCGGTCATGCGGACCCGCCCGGTCGCCACCGACAGCAGCGGCGTGCAGGCCATCGGCTACGAGTTCGAGGTGCAGAAACTGTCATGA
- a CDS encoding MaoC/PaaZ C-terminal domain-containing protein, whose translation MTARAPSGDLTVGAALPERRFGPQTRTDIVRYQGASGDFNPIHHDDEFARSAGMPGVFSVGMLQAGYLGTYCVDLFGAHSVRRLSVRFAEQVWPGDELVCRGVVTELGRTAELDLTITRADGGVAVSASATVVLDTPADDEGTTP comes from the coding sequence ATGACGGCCCGGGCGCCCAGCGGCGACCTGACTGTCGGTGCGGCCCTGCCCGAACGACGCTTCGGGCCACAGACCCGCACCGACATCGTCCGGTACCAGGGCGCCTCCGGTGACTTCAATCCCATCCACCACGACGACGAGTTCGCCCGGTCGGCGGGCATGCCGGGGGTGTTCAGCGTCGGCATGCTGCAGGCCGGATATCTGGGCACCTACTGCGTGGACTTGTTCGGGGCGCACAGCGTGCGCCGGTTGTCGGTGCGGTTCGCCGAACAGGTCTGGCCCGGTGACGAACTCGTGTGCCGCGGCGTGGTCACCGAACTGGGCCGCACCGCCGAACTCGACCTGACCATCACGCGCGCTGACGGCGGCGTGGCGGTGTCGGCCTCGGCCACCGTCGTGCTCGACACCCCCGCCGATGACGAAGGGACCACCCCATGA
- a CDS encoding FAS1-like dehydratase domain-containing protein, whose product MSTSTAHPAGQLIGKVLFGYEMPVERGKIREFAAATGATDPIYQGPNPPVPPTFLATSMHWEPQDPPLATRLGLNLGKVLQGGQEYTFLGALPRAGDVLYAQTSVESVTEKHSSRGGAMTVIVVLTRFAGSDGRAIAEGRATVIERGPS is encoded by the coding sequence ATGAGCACCTCGACCGCCCATCCGGCCGGGCAGCTGATCGGCAAGGTGCTGTTCGGCTACGAGATGCCTGTCGAACGCGGCAAGATCCGCGAGTTCGCGGCGGCCACCGGGGCTACCGACCCGATCTATCAGGGGCCCAATCCGCCTGTGCCACCGACGTTTCTGGCCACCAGCATGCACTGGGAGCCGCAGGACCCACCGCTGGCCACCCGGCTCGGCCTGAACCTGGGCAAGGTGCTGCAGGGCGGCCAGGAATACACGTTTCTCGGGGCACTGCCCCGCGCCGGGGACGTCCTGTACGCCCAGACCTCGGTGGAATCGGTGACCGAGAAGCACAGCAGCCGAGGCGGGGCGATGACGGTGATCGTCGTGCTCACGCGCTTCGCCGGCTCCGACGGCCGGGCCATCGCCGAGGGCCGCGCGACCGTCATCGAGCGAGGCCCGTCATGA
- a CDS encoding SDR family oxidoreductase has protein sequence MQSDVADRVAVITGAGNGLGRAHALAFAATGYAVVVNDLGGSRDGSGDSTGPASDVVDEITAAGGRAVANTDDISTWNGAKSLIDQAVESFGGLDVLVNNAGILRDRMLTSMSEAEWDAVIAVHLKGTFGPTRHAAEFWRNRAKSGATNDARVINTTSPSGLFGAPGQTNYGAAKAGIAGFTVIAAMELQRYGVTVNAVAPTALTRLTEDLPAAREMAESVDLAPEGVSPVVLWLAGPAGRDVTGRVLAVIGGTIAVVEGWAYGPEIHSDERWTTQRLDEVLPDLLAKAAPGADMTGHRPVR, from the coding sequence GTGCAATCGGACGTGGCTGACCGCGTCGCCGTCATCACCGGCGCAGGAAACGGGCTCGGCCGTGCGCACGCACTGGCCTTCGCGGCGACGGGCTACGCCGTCGTGGTGAACGACCTCGGCGGATCACGCGACGGCAGTGGAGATTCCACCGGCCCGGCGTCTGACGTCGTCGATGAGATCACCGCTGCCGGCGGACGTGCGGTGGCCAACACCGACGACATCAGCACATGGAACGGGGCCAAGTCGCTGATCGACCAGGCCGTCGAATCCTTCGGCGGGCTCGACGTTTTGGTGAACAACGCCGGCATCCTGCGCGACCGCATGCTCACCTCGATGTCGGAAGCCGAGTGGGACGCGGTCATCGCGGTGCATCTCAAGGGCACGTTCGGGCCCACCCGGCATGCGGCCGAATTCTGGCGCAACCGCGCCAAGAGCGGCGCGACCAACGACGCCAGGGTGATCAACACGACCTCGCCGTCGGGCCTGTTCGGCGCCCCGGGACAGACCAACTACGGCGCGGCGAAGGCAGGCATCGCCGGCTTCACCGTGATCGCCGCGATGGAACTACAGCGCTACGGCGTCACGGTGAACGCCGTGGCTCCCACCGCGTTGACCAGGCTCACCGAAGATCTGCCCGCGGCCAGGGAGATGGCCGAGAGCGTCGACCTCGCTCCGGAGGGCGTGTCCCCGGTCGTGCTGTGGTTGGCCGGGCCGGCGGGCCGCGATGTCACCGGACGGGTGCTGGCGGTCATCGGCGGAACGATCGCGGTGGTCGAGGGCTGGGCGTACGGCCCCGAGATCCACAGCGACGAGCGGTGGACCACCCAGCGCCTCGACGAGGTGCTCCCCGACCTGCTCGCCAAGGCGGCGCCGGGCGCCGACATGACCGGACACCGCCCGGTTCGATGA
- a CDS encoding class I adenylate-forming enzyme family protein yields MDLIELMRQRMHADEHEPMLCYGESWCSKADFAAAARAIDALLTERGVGPGAPVGMFMRNRPGLVAALAVVLATRRPLVVLNPMIPDATVGADVVGLRPAAVLADAEDWARPAVKTAVETSGALGVQVEVPASDAPAAVVTVAGSDAHQPTPVDDGVAILMPTSGTTGPPKRIPLRHSEIEQALSGAQEHYMAGSARAGSVRGGGVQIISLPSTNISGLWAIITALSGGGRTLLQDKFEPVAWSEAVAQYQPRSVSLPPAALRMVLDAGIEPERLASLKAVWAGAAPTGTDLARQFEQTYGCPVLLSYGATEFTGGVTGWSLKDWRDWKDTKRGSVGRAHPGVEISVIDPRTGEPLAPGEPGILQVRSAQASGGEGRWVRTNDLGTVDEDGFVWIQGRADDVINRGGFKIFPAELEDCLESHPQVREAVVFGVADERLGEVPVAVVVTAGNVTPEELIAWTRTRVPGYQVPVRIRITDAIPRNSAMKILRKQVRDEFETAEGVGSAIGRG; encoded by the coding sequence ATGGATCTGATCGAGCTGATGCGGCAGCGGATGCATGCTGACGAGCACGAGCCCATGCTGTGCTACGGCGAGTCCTGGTGCAGCAAAGCCGATTTCGCAGCGGCCGCGCGAGCCATCGATGCGCTGCTGACCGAACGCGGGGTGGGCCCCGGCGCGCCGGTGGGCATGTTCATGCGCAACCGACCCGGCCTCGTCGCAGCGCTGGCGGTGGTGCTGGCGACCCGGCGTCCACTGGTCGTGCTCAACCCGATGATTCCGGATGCCACCGTCGGCGCCGATGTGGTGGGGTTGCGCCCGGCTGCGGTCCTGGCCGACGCCGAGGACTGGGCACGTCCGGCGGTGAAAACCGCGGTCGAGACCAGCGGTGCGCTCGGCGTGCAGGTCGAGGTGCCCGCGAGCGATGCCCCCGCCGCCGTCGTCACCGTCGCGGGATCCGATGCGCACCAGCCCACTCCGGTCGACGACGGGGTGGCCATCCTCATGCCGACCAGCGGGACGACCGGGCCGCCGAAGCGAATACCACTGCGCCACAGCGAAATCGAACAAGCGCTCAGCGGTGCTCAGGAGCACTACATGGCCGGCAGCGCGCGGGCGGGCAGCGTGCGCGGCGGCGGAGTGCAGATCATCTCGTTGCCGTCGACGAACATCAGCGGGCTGTGGGCGATCATCACCGCCCTCAGCGGTGGCGGCCGGACGCTGCTGCAGGACAAGTTCGAGCCGGTGGCGTGGTCGGAGGCCGTCGCGCAGTATCAGCCGCGCTCGGTGTCGTTGCCGCCGGCCGCCCTGCGCATGGTGCTCGACGCGGGTATCGAACCGGAGCGCCTGGCCAGCCTCAAGGCGGTGTGGGCCGGTGCGGCGCCGACCGGAACCGACCTCGCCAGGCAGTTCGAGCAGACCTACGGCTGTCCCGTGCTGCTCAGTTACGGCGCAACCGAATTCACCGGCGGCGTGACCGGATGGTCGCTCAAGGACTGGCGGGATTGGAAGGACACCAAGCGCGGCAGCGTCGGACGCGCCCACCCGGGAGTGGAGATCTCGGTGATCGACCCGCGCACCGGTGAGCCGCTGGCCCCCGGCGAACCAGGCATCTTGCAGGTGCGCTCGGCGCAGGCCTCGGGTGGTGAGGGCCGGTGGGTGCGCACCAACGACCTCGGCACCGTCGACGAGGACGGCTTCGTCTGGATCCAAGGCCGCGCCGACGACGTCATCAACCGTGGCGGCTTCAAGATTTTCCCGGCCGAACTCGAGGACTGCCTCGAATCGCACCCGCAGGTTCGGGAGGCCGTGGTGTTCGGGGTGGCCGATGAGCGACTGGGCGAAGTGCCGGTGGCCGTCGTGGTGACGGCCGGAAACGTCACGCCCGAAGAGCTGATCGCGTGGACGCGCACGCGTGTACCCGGCTACCAGGTGCCGGTGCGGATCCGCATCACCGATGCCATCCCGCGCAACTCGGCGATGAAGATTCTGCGCAAACAGGTGCGCGATGAATTCGAAACAGCAGAAGGAGTCGGCAGTGCAATCGGACGTGGCTGA
- a CDS encoding CaiB/BaiF CoA transferase family protein: protein MPGVLDGVRVVELATWGFIPSAGVALADWGAEVIKVEHPAHGDPMRGLVSAALTAQGEQPVSFMFQTFSRNKASVGIDLRTDGGRDALYRLVGTADVFLTNYLAPVRRKLRVDVDDLTAVNPRLIYARGTGLGPKGEEADTGGFDLASYWSRGGVAYVSTPEGADYPPPMPGAAFGDLQSGLYAAGGVAAALFARERTGEPQVVDVSLLGSAVWGTAPHIAASSLFDIDAMPRGNHQAAHNPLSNTYRTSDGRFVALVMLESDRFWAPLVELIGRPDLASDERYVNAAARRANSKACIAELDAIFAARTAAEWREVLSRQRGVWAIVQTPDETRRDGQVVANEYVTRMELDDGAAVTVARPPVQFNGAQADAHPAPELGADTDHVLLELGYTWDDVVRLKVDGAIT from the coding sequence ATGCCTGGGGTGTTGGACGGCGTACGCGTCGTCGAGTTGGCGACGTGGGGATTCATCCCGTCAGCCGGCGTCGCACTTGCCGACTGGGGCGCCGAGGTGATCAAGGTCGAGCATCCCGCCCACGGCGATCCGATGCGCGGCCTGGTCAGCGCGGCACTCACGGCGCAAGGTGAGCAGCCGGTCAGCTTCATGTTCCAGACCTTCAGCCGCAACAAAGCCAGCGTCGGCATCGACCTGCGCACCGACGGCGGCCGCGACGCGCTCTACCGCCTGGTCGGCACCGCAGACGTCTTCCTCACCAACTATCTGGCGCCGGTGCGCCGCAAGCTGCGGGTCGACGTCGACGATCTGACCGCCGTGAACCCGCGGCTGATCTACGCACGCGGAACCGGTTTGGGGCCCAAGGGTGAGGAAGCCGACACCGGCGGGTTCGACCTCGCGTCGTACTGGTCACGCGGCGGGGTGGCCTACGTGAGCACACCCGAGGGCGCGGACTATCCGCCGCCGATGCCCGGTGCGGCGTTCGGTGATCTGCAGTCGGGCCTCTACGCCGCGGGCGGGGTGGCCGCGGCGTTGTTCGCCCGCGAACGCACCGGCGAGCCGCAGGTGGTCGACGTCAGCCTGCTCGGGTCCGCGGTGTGGGGGACCGCACCGCACATCGCCGCCTCGTCACTGTTCGACATCGATGCGATGCCACGCGGGAATCATCAGGCCGCGCACAACCCGCTGAGCAATACCTACCGAACCTCAGACGGCCGCTTCGTCGCGCTGGTGATGCTCGAGTCCGACCGCTTCTGGGCGCCGCTGGTCGAGTTGATCGGACGGCCGGACCTGGCCAGCGACGAGCGCTACGTGAACGCCGCCGCGCGCCGCGCCAACAGCAAGGCGTGCATCGCCGAGCTCGACGCGATCTTCGCGGCGCGCACGGCCGCCGAGTGGCGCGAAGTGCTCAGCCGCCAACGTGGCGTGTGGGCCATCGTCCAAACGCCGGACGAAACCCGCCGCGACGGCCAGGTGGTCGCGAACGAATACGTGACCCGCATGGAGCTCGACGACGGCGCGGCGGTGACGGTGGCCCGACCCCCGGTGCAGTTCAACGGTGCTCAGGCCGACGCTCACCCGGCACCAGAACTAGGTGCCGACACCGATCATGTGCTCCTCGAGCTGGGCTACACCTGGGACGACGTCGTTCGGTTGAAGGTCGACGGCGCGATCACGTGA